In one window of Homo sapiens chromosome 14 genomic patch of type FIX, GRCh38.p14 PATCHES HG1_PATCH DNA:
- the CARMIL3 gene encoding capping protein, Arp2/3 and myosin-I linker protein 3 isoform X12, producing the protein MAKPSVELTRELQDSIRRCLSQGAVLQQHHVKLETKPKKFEDRVLALTSWRLHLFLLKVPAKVESSFNVLEIRAFNTLSQNQILVETERGMVSMRLPSAESVDQVTRHVSSALSKVCPGPGCLIRRGNADTPEGPRDTSPNSETSTSTTHSVCGGFSETYAALCDYNGLHCREEVQWDVDTIYHAEDNREFNLLDFSHLESRDLALMVAALAYNQWFTKLYCKDLRLGSEVLEQVLHTLSKSGSLEELVLDNAGLKTDFVQKLAGVFGENGSCVLHALTLSHNPIEDKGFLSLSQQLLCFPSGLTKLCLAKTAISPRGLQALGQTFGANPAFASSLRYLDLSKNPGLLATDEANALYSFLAQPNALVHLDLSGTDCVIDLLLGALLHGCCSHLTYLNLARNSCSHRKGREAPPAFKQFFSSAYTLSHVNLSATKLPLEALRALLQGLSLNSHLSDLHLDLSSCELRSAGAQALQEQLGAVTCVGSLDLSDNGFDSDLLTLVPALGKNKSLKHLFLGKNFNVKAKTLEEILHKLVQLIQEEDCSLQSLSVADSRLKLRTSILINALGSNTCLAKVDLSGNGMEDIGAKMLSKALQINSSLRTILWDRNNTSALGFLDIARALESNHTLRFMSFPVSDISQAYRSAPERTEDVWQKIQWCLVRNNHSQTCPQEQAFRLQQGLVTSSAEQMLQRLCGRVQEEVRALRLCPLEPVQDELLYARDLIKDAKNSRALFPSLYELGHVLANDGPVRQRLESVASEVSKAVDKELQVILESMVSLTQELCPVAMRVAEGHNKMLSNVAERVTVPRNFIRGALLEQAGQDIQNKLDEVKLSVVTYLTSSIVDEILQELYHSHKSLARHLTQLRTLSDPPGCPGQGQDLSSRGRGRNHDHEETTDDELGTNIDTMAIKKQKRCRKIRPVSAFISGSPQDMESQLGNLGIPPGWFSGLGGSQPTASGSWEGLSELPTHGYKLRHQTQGRPRPPRTTPPGPGRPSQMPAPGTRQENGMATRLDEGLEDFFSRRVLEESSSYPRTLRTVRPGLSEAPLPPLQKKRRRGLFHFRRPRSFKGDRGPGSPTTGLLLPPPPPPPPTQESPPSPDPPSLGNNSSPCWSPEEESSLLPGFGGGRGPSFRRKMGPGPDQEGSTQAWQKRRSSDDAGPGSWKPPPPPQSTKPSFSAMRRAEATWHIAEESAPNHSCQSPSPASQDGEEEKEGTLFPERTLPARNAKDPALAPWPPKPVAVPRGRQPPQEPGVREEAEAGDAAPGVNKPRLRLSSQQDQEEPEVQGPPDPGRRTAPLKPKRTRRAQSCDKLEPDRRRPPDPTGTSEPGTD; encoded by the exons ATGGCCAAGCCCAGCGTGGAGCTCACCCGCGAGTTGCAAG ACAGCATCCGGAGGTGCCTGAGCCAAGGGGCCGTGCTCCAACAACATCATGTGAAGTTGGAGACAAAGCCCAAGAAGTTTGAGGACCGAGTGCTG GCCCTGACCTCCTGGCgcctccacctcttcctccttaAAGTCCCGGCCAAG GTGGAGAGCTCCTTCAATGTCCTGGAGATCCGTGCCTTCAACACGCTCAGTCAGAATCAG ATCCTGGTGGAGACGGAGCGTGGCATGGTGAGCATGCGACTGCCATCAGCTGAAAGTGTGGACCAGGTGACACGACATGTGAGCTCTGCCCTGTCCAAGGTCTGCCCTGGCCCTGG GTGTTTGATCCGGCGTGGAAACGCAGACACCCCAGAGGGGCCCCGAGATACATCCCCCAACTCTGAGACTTCCACATCTACCACCCACAGTGTCTGCG GTGGCTTCTCTGAGACCTACGCTGCTCTGTGTGACTACAATGGGCTACACTGCCGTGAGGAGGTTCAATGG GATGTGGACACCATCTACCATGCTGAAGATAACCGGGAGTTCAATCTTTTGGATTTCAGCCACTTGGAGAGCCG AGACTTGGCCCTAATGGTAGCAGCCCTGGCCTACAACCAGTGGTTCACCAAACTCTACTGCAAGGACTTGCGGCTG GGCTCTGAAGTGCTAGAACAGGTGCTACATACCCTAAGCAAGTCGGGGAGCCTCGAAGAGCTGGTGCTGGACAACGCCGGGCTTAAGAC GGACTTTGTCCAGAAGCTGGCCGGGGTGTTTGGGGAGAACGGGAGCTGTGTGCTGCATGCCCTCACTCTGTCCCACAACCCCATCGAGGACAAGG GTTTTCTCAGTCTGAGCCAGCAGCTCCTCTGCTTCCCCTCTGGCCTCACCaaactgtgcctggccaagactgcCATTTCCCCTCGAG GGCTCCAGGCACTCGGCCAGACCTTCGGGGCAAACCCAGCATTTGCCAGCTCCCTTCGATACCTGGACCTGAGCAAGAATCCTGGGCTCCTCGCCACGGATGAGGCCAAT GCCCTCTACAGTTTCCTGGCCCAACCCAACGCCCTGGTGCACCTGGACCTGTCAGGAACTGACTGCGTCATCGACTTG CTTCTCGGTGCCCTGCTCCACGGCTGCTGCTCCCACCTCACCTACCTCAACCTGGCTCGCAACAGCTGCTCCCACag GAAGGGTCGAGAGGCCCCGCCGGCCTTCAAGCAGTTCTTCAGCAGCGCCTACACACTGAGCCACGTCAATCTGTCGGCCACAAAGCTGCCCCTGGAGGCCCTCAG GGCGCTGCTTCAGGGCCTCTCCCTCAACAGTCACCTCAGTGACCTGCACCTGGATCTCAGCAGCTGCGAG CTCCGTTCAGCGGGAGCCCAAGCCTTGCAGGAGCAGCTGGGAGCTGTCACCTGTGTAGGCAGCCTGGATCTGTCAGACAATG GGTTCGACTCGGACCTCCTGACACTGGTGCCTGCACTTGGCAAGAACAAGTCCCTCAAGCACCTGTTTTTGGGCAAGAACTTCAATGTCAAGGCCAA GACCCTGGAGGAGATCCTCCACAAGCTGGTGCAGCTGATCCAGGAAGAGGACTGT TCCCTGCAGTCACTGTCGGTGGCAGACTCCCGGCTGAAGCTTCGCACCAGCATCCTCATCAATGCCCTGGGCAGCAACACCTGCCTGGCCAAGGTGGATCTGAGCGGCAATGGCATGGAGGACATCGGGGCCAAGATGCTGTCTAAGGCCCTGCAGATAAACTCCTCCCTCAG AACTATCCTATGGGATCGGAACAATACATCTGCCCTGGGCTTCCTGGACATCGCAAGGGCCCTGGAGAG CAACCACACGCTGCGCTTCATGTCCTTCCCCGTGAGCGACATCTCCCAAGCCTATCGCAGCGCGCCTGAGCGCACCGAGGACGTCTGGCAGAAG atccaatggtgcttagTGAGGAACAACCACTCCCAGACGTGCCCCCAGGAGCAGGCCTTCAGGTTGCAGCAGGGCCTGGTGACCAGCAGCGCCGAGCAA atGCTGCAGCGGCTGTGTGGACGAGTGCAGGAGGAGGTGCGGGCCCTGAGACTATGCCCCCTGGAGCCTGTGCAGGATGAGCTACTCTACGCTCGGGACCTCATCAAAGATGCCAAGAACTCCCGGGCG CTGTTTCCCAGCCTCTATGAGCTGGGCCACGTGCTGGCCAATGATGGGCCTGTGCGGCAGAGGCTGGAATCAGTAGCAAGTGAGGTGTCCAAAGCTGTGGACAAGGAGCTGCAG GTGATCCTGGAGTCCATGGTCAGCCTGACACAGGAGTTATGCCCTGTGGCCATGCGGGTGGCCGAGGGACACAACAAGATGCTGAGCAATGTGGCGGAGCGTGTCACTGTGCCCCGGAACTTCATCCGAGGGGCACTGCTGGAGCAAGCAGGACAGGACATTCAGAACAAGCTGGA TGAAGTGAAGCTCTCAGTCGTCACCTACCTAACCAGCTCCATAGTGGATGAGATCCTGCAAGAGCTCTACCATTCCCACAAGAGCCTG GCCCGGCACCTGACCCAGCTAAGGACGCTGTCAGATCCACCAGGGTGCCCAGGCCAAGGGCAGGATCTGTCCTCCCGGGGCCGAGGCCGGAACCATGACCATGAGGAGACCACAGATGATGAACTTGGGACCAACATT GACACCATGGCCATCAAAAAGCAGAAACGCTGCCGCAAGATTCGGCCGGTGTCTGCCTTCATCA GCGGGAGCCCTCAGGACATGGAAAGCCAACTGGGGAATCTGGGGATCCCCCCTGGCTGGTTCTCAGGACTTGGGGGCAGCCAGCCCACAGCTAGTGGCTCCTGGGAAGGTCTATCTGAGCTGCCCACTCATGGTTACAAACTAAGGCATCAAACACAAGGGAGGCCCCGCCCCCCCAGGACCACACCTCCAGGACCTGGTCGACCCAGT cagatgccagcacctggGACTCGTCAGGAGAATGGGATGGCCACCCGCCTGGATGAAGGGCTGGAGGACTTCTTCAGCCGAAGGGTCCTGGAGGAAAGTTCTAG CTACCCCCGGACTCTGAGGACCGTGCGGCCAGGACTCTCGGAGGCACCGCTGCCTCCACTCCAGAAGAAGAGGCGCCGGGGCCTGTTTCACTTTCGCCGGCCCCGGAGCTTCAAGGGGGACAGGGGGCCGGGGTCCCCTACCACTGgactcctcctccctccacccccaccccctcccccgacTCAGGAGAGCCCCCCTAGCCCAGACCCCCCAAGCCTCGGCAATAACTCCTCTCCCTGCTGGAGCCCAGAGGAGGAGAGCAGCCTCCTCCCTGGATTTGGTGGGGGCCGGGGACCTTCCTTCCGCCGGAAGATG GGCCCAGGCCCAGACCAGGAGGGCAGCACCCAGGCCTGGCAGAAACGGCGCTCTTCAGACGACGCAG GGCCTGGATCCTGGAAGCCCCCACCACCGCCCCAAAGCACCAAACCAAGCTTCAGCGCCATGCGCAGAGCAGAGGCCACATGGCACATAG CTGAAGAGAGTGCCCCCAACCACAGCTGCCAGagtcccagcccagcctcccaagatggggaagaggagaaggaggggaccCTCTTCCCAGAGAGGACACTTCCAGCTAGGAATGCCAAG GACCCCGCTCTAGCTCCATGGCCTCCCAAGCCAGTGGCTGTGCCCAGGGGCCgccagcctccccaggagccaggggtcagggaggaggctgaggctggagatgcAGCTCCAGGAGTCAACAAACCCCGGCTGAGGCTGAGCTCACAGCAAGACCAAGAGGAGCCCGAAGTCCAAG GGCCCCCTGATCCAGGCCGGCGGACTGCCCCCCTGAAGCCCAAGAGGACACGGCGGGCACAGTCCTGTGACAAGCTGGAACCTGATAGAAGACGGCCTCCTGACCCCACAG GAACCAGTGAGCCAGGAACAGACTGA
- the CARMIL3 gene encoding capping protein, Arp2/3 and myosin-I linker protein 3 isoform X11 — MAKPSVELTRELQDSIRRCLSQGAVLQQHHVKLETKPKKFEDRVLALTSWRLHLFLLKVPAKVESSFNVLEIRAFNTLSQNQILVETERGMVSMRLPSAESVDQVTRHVSSALSKVCPGPGCLIRRGNADTPEGPRDTSPNSETSTSTTHSVCGGFSETYAALCDYNGLHCREEVQWDVDTIYHAEDNREFNLLDFSHLESRDLALMVAALAYNQWFTKLYCKDLRLGSEVLEQVLHTLSKSGSLEELVLDNAGLKTDFVQKLAGVFGENGSCVLHALTLSHNPIEDKGFLSLSQQLLCFPSGLTKLCLAKTAISPRGLQALGQTFGANPAFASSLRYLDLSKNPGLLATDEANALYSFLAQPNALVHLDLSGTDCVIDLLLGALLHGCCSHLTYLNLARNSCSHRKGREAPPAFKQFFSSAYTLSHVNLSATKLPLEALRALLQGLSLNSHLSDLHLDLSSCELRSAGAQALQEQLGAVTCVGSLDLSDNGFDSDLLTLVPALGKNKSLKHLFLGKNFNVKAKTLEEILHKLVQLIQEEDCSLQSLSVADSRLKLRTSILINALGSNTCLAKVDLSGNGMEDIGAKMLSKALQINSSLRTILWDRNNTSALGFLDIARALESNHTLRFMSFPVSDISQAYRSAPERTEDVWQKIQWCLVRNNHSQTCPQEQAFRLQQGLVTSSAEQMLQRLCGRVQEEVRALRLCPLEPVQDELLYARDLIKDAKNSRALFPSLYELGHVLANDGPVRQRLESVASEVSKAVDKELQVILESMVSLTQELCPVAMRVAEGHNKMLSNVAERVTVPRNFIRGALLEQAGQDIQNKLDEVKLSVVTYLTSSIVDEILQELYHSHKSLARHLTQLRTLSDPPGCPGQGQDLSSRGRGRNHDHEETTDDELGTNIDTMAIKKQKRCRKIRPVSAFISGSPQDMESQLGNLGIPPGWFSGLGGSQPTASGSWEGLSELPTHGYKLRHQTQGRPRPPRTTPPGPGRPSMPAPGTRQENGMATRLDEGLEDFFSRRVLEESSSYPRTLRTVRPGLSEAPLPPLQKKRRRGLFHFRRPRSFKGDRGPGSPTTGLLLPPPPPPPPTQESPPSPDPPSLGNNSSPCWSPEEESSLLPGFGGGRGPSFRRKMGPGPDQEGSTQAWQKRRSSDDAGPGSWKPPPPPQSTKPSFSAMRRAEATWHIAEESAPNHSCQSPSPASQDGEEEKEGTLFPERTLPARNAKLQDPALAPWPPKPVAVPRGRQPPQEPGVREEAEAGDAAPGVNKPRLRLSSQQDQEEPEVQGPPDPGRRTAPLKPKRTRRAQSCDKLEPDRRRPPDPTGTSEPGTD, encoded by the exons ATGGCCAAGCCCAGCGTGGAGCTCACCCGCGAGTTGCAAG ACAGCATCCGGAGGTGCCTGAGCCAAGGGGCCGTGCTCCAACAACATCATGTGAAGTTGGAGACAAAGCCCAAGAAGTTTGAGGACCGAGTGCTG GCCCTGACCTCCTGGCgcctccacctcttcctccttaAAGTCCCGGCCAAG GTGGAGAGCTCCTTCAATGTCCTGGAGATCCGTGCCTTCAACACGCTCAGTCAGAATCAG ATCCTGGTGGAGACGGAGCGTGGCATGGTGAGCATGCGACTGCCATCAGCTGAAAGTGTGGACCAGGTGACACGACATGTGAGCTCTGCCCTGTCCAAGGTCTGCCCTGGCCCTGG GTGTTTGATCCGGCGTGGAAACGCAGACACCCCAGAGGGGCCCCGAGATACATCCCCCAACTCTGAGACTTCCACATCTACCACCCACAGTGTCTGCG GTGGCTTCTCTGAGACCTACGCTGCTCTGTGTGACTACAATGGGCTACACTGCCGTGAGGAGGTTCAATGG GATGTGGACACCATCTACCATGCTGAAGATAACCGGGAGTTCAATCTTTTGGATTTCAGCCACTTGGAGAGCCG AGACTTGGCCCTAATGGTAGCAGCCCTGGCCTACAACCAGTGGTTCACCAAACTCTACTGCAAGGACTTGCGGCTG GGCTCTGAAGTGCTAGAACAGGTGCTACATACCCTAAGCAAGTCGGGGAGCCTCGAAGAGCTGGTGCTGGACAACGCCGGGCTTAAGAC GGACTTTGTCCAGAAGCTGGCCGGGGTGTTTGGGGAGAACGGGAGCTGTGTGCTGCATGCCCTCACTCTGTCCCACAACCCCATCGAGGACAAGG GTTTTCTCAGTCTGAGCCAGCAGCTCCTCTGCTTCCCCTCTGGCCTCACCaaactgtgcctggccaagactgcCATTTCCCCTCGAG GGCTCCAGGCACTCGGCCAGACCTTCGGGGCAAACCCAGCATTTGCCAGCTCCCTTCGATACCTGGACCTGAGCAAGAATCCTGGGCTCCTCGCCACGGATGAGGCCAAT GCCCTCTACAGTTTCCTGGCCCAACCCAACGCCCTGGTGCACCTGGACCTGTCAGGAACTGACTGCGTCATCGACTTG CTTCTCGGTGCCCTGCTCCACGGCTGCTGCTCCCACCTCACCTACCTCAACCTGGCTCGCAACAGCTGCTCCCACag GAAGGGTCGAGAGGCCCCGCCGGCCTTCAAGCAGTTCTTCAGCAGCGCCTACACACTGAGCCACGTCAATCTGTCGGCCACAAAGCTGCCCCTGGAGGCCCTCAG GGCGCTGCTTCAGGGCCTCTCCCTCAACAGTCACCTCAGTGACCTGCACCTGGATCTCAGCAGCTGCGAG CTCCGTTCAGCGGGAGCCCAAGCCTTGCAGGAGCAGCTGGGAGCTGTCACCTGTGTAGGCAGCCTGGATCTGTCAGACAATG GGTTCGACTCGGACCTCCTGACACTGGTGCCTGCACTTGGCAAGAACAAGTCCCTCAAGCACCTGTTTTTGGGCAAGAACTTCAATGTCAAGGCCAA GACCCTGGAGGAGATCCTCCACAAGCTGGTGCAGCTGATCCAGGAAGAGGACTGT TCCCTGCAGTCACTGTCGGTGGCAGACTCCCGGCTGAAGCTTCGCACCAGCATCCTCATCAATGCCCTGGGCAGCAACACCTGCCTGGCCAAGGTGGATCTGAGCGGCAATGGCATGGAGGACATCGGGGCCAAGATGCTGTCTAAGGCCCTGCAGATAAACTCCTCCCTCAG AACTATCCTATGGGATCGGAACAATACATCTGCCCTGGGCTTCCTGGACATCGCAAGGGCCCTGGAGAG CAACCACACGCTGCGCTTCATGTCCTTCCCCGTGAGCGACATCTCCCAAGCCTATCGCAGCGCGCCTGAGCGCACCGAGGACGTCTGGCAGAAG atccaatggtgcttagTGAGGAACAACCACTCCCAGACGTGCCCCCAGGAGCAGGCCTTCAGGTTGCAGCAGGGCCTGGTGACCAGCAGCGCCGAGCAA atGCTGCAGCGGCTGTGTGGACGAGTGCAGGAGGAGGTGCGGGCCCTGAGACTATGCCCCCTGGAGCCTGTGCAGGATGAGCTACTCTACGCTCGGGACCTCATCAAAGATGCCAAGAACTCCCGGGCG CTGTTTCCCAGCCTCTATGAGCTGGGCCACGTGCTGGCCAATGATGGGCCTGTGCGGCAGAGGCTGGAATCAGTAGCAAGTGAGGTGTCCAAAGCTGTGGACAAGGAGCTGCAG GTGATCCTGGAGTCCATGGTCAGCCTGACACAGGAGTTATGCCCTGTGGCCATGCGGGTGGCCGAGGGACACAACAAGATGCTGAGCAATGTGGCGGAGCGTGTCACTGTGCCCCGGAACTTCATCCGAGGGGCACTGCTGGAGCAAGCAGGACAGGACATTCAGAACAAGCTGGA TGAAGTGAAGCTCTCAGTCGTCACCTACCTAACCAGCTCCATAGTGGATGAGATCCTGCAAGAGCTCTACCATTCCCACAAGAGCCTG GCCCGGCACCTGACCCAGCTAAGGACGCTGTCAGATCCACCAGGGTGCCCAGGCCAAGGGCAGGATCTGTCCTCCCGGGGCCGAGGCCGGAACCATGACCATGAGGAGACCACAGATGATGAACTTGGGACCAACATT GACACCATGGCCATCAAAAAGCAGAAACGCTGCCGCAAGATTCGGCCGGTGTCTGCCTTCATCA GCGGGAGCCCTCAGGACATGGAAAGCCAACTGGGGAATCTGGGGATCCCCCCTGGCTGGTTCTCAGGACTTGGGGGCAGCCAGCCCACAGCTAGTGGCTCCTGGGAAGGTCTATCTGAGCTGCCCACTCATGGTTACAAACTAAGGCATCAAACACAAGGGAGGCCCCGCCCCCCCAGGACCACACCTCCAGGACCTGGTCGACCCAGT atgccagcacctggGACTCGTCAGGAGAATGGGATGGCCACCCGCCTGGATGAAGGGCTGGAGGACTTCTTCAGCCGAAGGGTCCTGGAGGAAAGTTCTAG CTACCCCCGGACTCTGAGGACCGTGCGGCCAGGACTCTCGGAGGCACCGCTGCCTCCACTCCAGAAGAAGAGGCGCCGGGGCCTGTTTCACTTTCGCCGGCCCCGGAGCTTCAAGGGGGACAGGGGGCCGGGGTCCCCTACCACTGgactcctcctccctccacccccaccccctcccccgacTCAGGAGAGCCCCCCTAGCCCAGACCCCCCAAGCCTCGGCAATAACTCCTCTCCCTGCTGGAGCCCAGAGGAGGAGAGCAGCCTCCTCCCTGGATTTGGTGGGGGCCGGGGACCTTCCTTCCGCCGGAAGATG GGCCCAGGCCCAGACCAGGAGGGCAGCACCCAGGCCTGGCAGAAACGGCGCTCTTCAGACGACGCAG GGCCTGGATCCTGGAAGCCCCCACCACCGCCCCAAAGCACCAAACCAAGCTTCAGCGCCATGCGCAGAGCAGAGGCCACATGGCACATAG CTGAAGAGAGTGCCCCCAACCACAGCTGCCAGagtcccagcccagcctcccaagatggggaagaggagaaggaggggaccCTCTTCCCAGAGAGGACACTTCCAGCTAGGAATGCCAAG CTACAGGACCCCGCTCTAGCTCCATGGCCTCCCAAGCCAGTGGCTGTGCCCAGGGGCCgccagcctccccaggagccaggggtcagggaggaggctgaggctggagatgcAGCTCCAGGAGTCAACAAACCCCGGCTGAGGCTGAGCTCACAGCAAGACCAAGAGGAGCCCGAAGTCCAAG GGCCCCCTGATCCAGGCCGGCGGACTGCCCCCCTGAAGCCCAAGAGGACACGGCGGGCACAGTCCTGTGACAAGCTGGAACCTGATAGAAGACGGCCTCCTGACCCCACAG GAACCAGTGAGCCAGGAACAGACTGA